One Nicotiana sylvestris chromosome 12, ASM39365v2, whole genome shotgun sequence genomic window carries:
- the LOC138883813 gene encoding uncharacterized protein, translating into MSGPFIKYPSARGSLQSPPPFAGSGCFECGDLGHMKRHCPRLSIGSSQQSSQPSTSAPITAPPVQSARGGARSARGRLRGGGQSRGGHDHFYVLHTRPDAIASDIVITSIVSVCHLDASVLFDPGSTYSYVSSYFTHYLDMPYESIASSVYVSTPVGDTIVVDYVCRSYIVTIGGLETRVDLLLLSIVDFDVIFGMEWLSPYHAILDCFAKTVRLAMPGLPQIE; encoded by the coding sequence ATGTCGGGGCCTTTTATCAAATATCCCagtgctcggggctcccttcagtccccaccgcCATTTGCTGGGAgcggttgttttgagtgtggagatctGGGTCATATGAAGAGGCATTGTCCCCGCCTTTCAATAGGTTCATCTCAGCAAAGCAGTCAGCCTTCGACTTCAGCACCAATTACTGCACCACCCGTCCAGTCAGCTCGGGGTGGAGCTcggtcagctaggggtcgccttagagggggaggccaatcaCGTGGCGGACATGACCATTTCTATGTACTTCATACCAGACCAGATGCCATTGCTTCAGATATagtgatcacaagtattgtctCTGTATGTCATCTAGacgcttctgtattatttgatcctggttccacctattcatatgtgtcatcgtaTTTTActcattatctggatatgcccTATGAGTCTATAGCTTCATCTGTTTATGTATCTAcgccggtgggcgatactattgtcgTGGACTATGTATGCCGGTCGTATATAGTGACGATTGGGGGATTGGAGACAAGAGTTGATCTTTTGTTGCTTAGTATagttgactttgatgtgatatttggTATGGAATGGTTGTCTCCAtatcatgctattttggattgttTCGCTAAGACAGTAAGGTTGGCGATGCCGGGATTGCCACAGATTGAGTAG